Proteins found in one Streptococcus anginosus subsp. whileyi MAS624 genomic segment:
- a CDS encoding DUF3173 domain-containing protein — MEKQLITKNDLIKQGLKEGTARKVIHEAKMLLVNQGFKFYSNKRLGAVPISTVEEILHVKF; from the coding sequence ATGGAAAAACAACTTATTACAAAAAACGACCTTATTAAGCAAGGTTTAAAAGAGGGAACAGCAAGAAAAGTGATTCATGAAGCTAAAATGTTACTTGTAAATCAAGGTTTTAAATTTTACAGCAATAAACGTTTAGGAGCTGTTCCTATTAGTACTGTGGAAGAAATTTTGCATGTAAAGTTTTAA